A window from Malania oleifera isolate guangnan ecotype guangnan chromosome 7, ASM2987363v1, whole genome shotgun sequence encodes these proteins:
- the LOC131160033 gene encoding uncharacterized protein LOC131160033: protein MGFLYEMMDSAKEKIAANFSRNEKKYGPIWRKIDDRWTPQLHHPLHAAGYYLNPQLRYKENFSDCEEVKKGLFECMDRMWTYEERLAADIQLDLFDNARGYFGTRVAVDSRMLRSQANWWKRFGTKTPELMNFAIRVLSLTCSASGCERDWSTFEQIHMKKRNRLEHKRLNALVYVKYNTKLREIATRRRQNYDPILVPEVASDDEWITEKEEPILPKDTSWVDDVLDVDAVRASPMVPLEGDDAQATLASGTQEKGKGPTLETIKEDNDVEVKTMPERRLHRPARGIGPGSLHPAREGTWDTGCVRAHGTLPGGGISVGEVGSVCG, encoded by the exons ATGGGGTTTCTCTATGAGATGATGGATTCGGCGAAAGAAAAAATTGCTGCAAATTTTTCTAGAAATGAGAAAAAGTATGGACCTATTTGGAGAAAAATAGATGACAGATGGACTCCACAACTTCATCACCCTTTACATGCTGCAGGATATTATTTAAATCCCCAATTGCGTTACAAAGAGAACTTCTCTGATTGTGAAGAAGTGAAGAAAGGACTATTTGAATGCATGGATAGAATGTGGACATATGAGGAGAGGCTAGCTGCAGACATCCAATTGGATTTGTTTGATAATGCACGAGGGTATTTTGGGACTCGAGTGGCTGTTGACTCCAGAATGTTGAGAAGTcaag CTAATTGGTGGAAGCGTTTTGGGACAAAAACCCCAGAATTGATGAATTTTGCTATTCGTGTTCTTAGCCTGACATGTAGTGCTAGTGGATGTGAGAGGGATTGGAGTACATTTGAGCAGATTCATATGAAAAAGAGGAATAGATTAGAGCACAAGAGATTGAATGCTCTAGTTTATGTCAAGTACAACACTAAACTGAGGGAGATAGCTACAAGAAGAAGACAAAATTATGATCCAATATTGGTGCCAGAAGTCGCTTCAGATGATGAATGGATCACAGAGAAGGAAGAACCTATCCTCCCAAAAGATACTTCTTGGGTTGATGATGTCCTAGATGTTGATGCTGTTAGAGCTTCGCCCATGGTACCTCTTGAAGGAGATGATGCTCAAGCAACACTAGCTTCTG GCACTCAAGAGAAAGGCAAGGGGCCAACATTGGAAACAATTAAGGAAGACAATGATGTTGAA GTCAAAACCATGCCTGAAAGGCGGCTTCACAGGCCGGCACGTGGGATTGGCCCTGGCAGCCTTCATCCAGCGCGTGAGGGCACATGGGACACTGGATGCGTGAGGGCGCATGGGACACTGCCTGGAGGTGGGATTTCAGTGGGGGAGGTcggcagtgtctgtgggtga